From Anopheles funestus chromosome 3RL, idAnoFuneDA-416_04, whole genome shotgun sequence, a single genomic window includes:
- the LOC125770258 gene encoding 17-beta-hydroxysteroid dehydrogenase 14-like, giving the protein MRMDFTGKIVLITGASSGIGASTAKYLTNLGATCVLAARNEAKLDEVRRECVSVGKTEPLTVVTDVTKREDLERLVRLIIAKYGRLDVLVNNAGKGASGSIEQADLEQFDDILDTNLRSVFALTKLALPHLLAVKGNVVNVSSVAGTNSFVNALSYCVSKSALDQFTRCTALDLASKGVRVNSVNPAVIVTNFHKAIGMEDEAYAAYLKHCETTHPLGRVGTGEEVAASIAFLACEATASFITGTCLRVDGGKHILTPR; this is encoded by the exons ATGAGAATGGATTTTACCGGCAAGATTGTACTTATCACCGGAGCTAGTTCGGGAATCGGAGCTTCAACGGCTAAATATCTCACAAACCTTGGTGCCACCTGTGTACTTGCTGCGCGCAACGAAGCAAAGCTTGATGAAGTCCGCcgcgaatgtgtctcggttggTAAGACAGAACCCCTTACCGTCGTGACCGACGTCACAAAGCGCGAAGATCTTGAACGATTGGTCCGTTTGATCATTGCCAAGTACGGTCGGTTGGATGTGTTGGTGAACAATGCTGGTAAGGGAGCGTCAGGCAGCATCGAGCAAGCCGATCTAGAACAGTTCGATGATATTCTCGATACGAATCTACGGTCGGTGTTTGCACTTACCAAGCTGGCCCTGCCGCATCTGCTCGCCGTAAAGGGTAACGTCGTGAATGTGTCCAGTGTGGCCGGTACTAATTCCTTCGTAAATGCCCTATCATACTGTGTTTCGAAATCGGCGCTCGATCAATTCACCCGCTGTACAGCGCTTGATCTTGCATCGAAAGGTGTGCGCGTAAACTCCGTCAATCCGG CGGTAATTGTGACGAACTTCCACAAAGCGATCGGTATGGAGGATGAAGCTTACGCTGCCTATCTGAAGCACTGCGAAACAACACACCCGTTGGGACGCGTTGGAACGGGGGAAGAGGTGGCCGCATCGATCGCTTTCCTGGCCTGTGAGGCGACGGCTAGCTTCATTACCGGCACCTGTCTGCGGGTGGATGGTGGAAAACATATTCTTACGCCGCGTTAA